CTCGCCCTCCAGGGACCAGTCGTCGTCCTTCCCCGACACTCCGTGCGAGACGTACGTCATCGTCGGACGGCGCTCCACGTCCAGCAGATCGGCCTGACGGACGTGCGCGTCACGGTCGGCGTTGCCCGTGTCGATCGAGGCCAGTGCGATGGTGGCGCTCACCCTGATGTCGTCCACCCTCTCGCCGATGTGCAGCGCCGCCTCCACCTGCGCGAAGCGCCCCCGCACCTTCGCGATCCCGAGATGACGGATGGTGAAGTTCACCGCCGAGTGCAGCGGGTCGAGCGTCCAGTCGCCGACCGCCAGGGGCAGTGCGGTGGCCGAAGTCGTGGCAGTGGCAGCGGAGTTGTTGTCATAGGTCATGAGCCCACCCTGCGGTCACCGGCGGACAGGAGGGAGGCCGGGCCGAGACTGGTAGTGACAGGGCCACGATCAGCGACCCCTTACGTTGATACGTTCGACGGGTGAGCGACAACGAGT
The DNA window shown above is from Streptomyces sp. NBC_01445 and carries:
- a CDS encoding YceI family protein, producing the protein MTYDNNSAATATTSATALPLAVGDWTLDPLHSAVNFTIRHLGIAKVRGRFAQVEAALHIGERVDDIRVSATIALASIDTGNADRDAHVRQADLLDVERRPTMTYVSHGVSGKDDDWSLEGELTIGDVTRPVAFAVEFGGVVDVPMDGSRHAGFEATGEIRRSDFGLDFGAGLLGDVVKIQLDMQFVEPQGQGG